A stretch of Antennarius striatus isolate MH-2024 chromosome 6, ASM4005453v1, whole genome shotgun sequence DNA encodes these proteins:
- the p2ry1 gene encoding P2Y purinoceptor 1 produces MTSYLNLTSLLNVTDVHNHTKQGCILTKTSLHFYYLPTVYIIVFITGLVGNSLAIWMFVCHMRPWSSISVYMFNLALADFCYVLSLPFLIFYYFNKTDWIFGEALCRLQRFVFHVNLYGSILFLTCISVHRYTGVVHPLKSLGRLKKKNAVLTSTLVWVVVVISMSPILYYSRTGSKPNGTTCYDTTTVDELSGYFIYSMTLTVFGFCIPFIIIFCCYGMIVKALIYNDMHNAPLRQKSIHLVIIVLVVFAVSYLPFHVMKNLNMRARLYFQSPDMCDFNNWVYATYQVTRGLASLNSCVDPVLYFLAGDTFRRKLSRATKKPSKKGEHVLQSKSEETALNSLAEYVENGDRRL; encoded by the coding sequence ATGACCTCCTACCTGAACCTGACCTCCCTGCTGAATGTAACAGATGTCCACAATCATACGAAACAAGGATGTATCCTGACCAAGACAAGTTTACACTTCTACTACCTGCCCACTGTATACATTATTGTCTTCATCACGGGGTTGGTGGGCAACAGCCTGGCAATTTGGATGTTCGTGTGCCACATGAGACCCTGGAGCAGCATCTCTGTCTACATGTTCAACCTGGCCCTGGCTGACTTCTGCTACGTCCTCTCTTTGCCCTTCCTCATCTTCTACTACTTCAACAAAACTGACTGGATATTTGGGGAGGCGCTGTGCAGGTTGCAACGCTTCGTGTTCCATGTCAATCTTTATGGGAGTATTCTGTTTCTGACGTGCATCAGCGTTCACAGGTACACCGGTGTCGTGCATCCGCTCAAGTCTCTTGGCcgactgaagaagaaaaacgcGGTCCTCACCAGCACCTTGGTGTGGGTGGTGGTTGTCATAAGTATGTCTCCCATCCTTTATTACTCCAGGACCGGCTCGAAGCCTAATGGAACCACTTGTTATGACACCACCACTGTGGATGAATTATCAGGCTATTTCATCTACAGCATGACTCTGACTGTGTTCGGTTTCTGCATtccctttattattatattctgtTGCTATGGCATGATCGTCAAAGCCTTAATCTATAATGACATGCACAACGCCCCGCTGAGGCAGAAGTCCATCCACCTGGTCATCATCGTGCTTGTCGTCTTCGCCGTCTCCTACCTGCCTTTCCATGTGATGAAGAACCTCAACATGAGGGCTAGGCTTTACTTCCAGAGCCCTGACATGTGTGATTTTAATAATTGGGTCTACGCCACCTACCAGGTGACACGGGGCCTGGCCAGCCTCAACAGCTGTGTGGATCCTGTTCTTTACTTTCTGGCTGGAGATACCTTCAGGAGGAAGCTCTCGAGGGCTACGAAAAAACCCTCCAAAAAGGGCGAGCACGTCCTTCAGTCCAAAAGTGAGGAGACGGCTCTCAACAGTCTGGCTGAGTATGTGGAGAACGGGGACCGTAGACTGTGA